From Mycobacteriales bacterium, a single genomic window includes:
- a CDS encoding VOC family protein translates to MAVTRLNHAVLYVRDVERSVAFYSDLLGFRKVMGFPGAAFLQAGGSTNDHDLGLFQLGPNAGASAAGRSTVGMYHLAWEVETLEQLEELQITLAAAGALVGASDHGTTKSLYAKDPDGLEFEVVWLVPADLLGQAAIDAGRSGIRPLDLPKEKARYGGATRGGLGISVPLGVTAEVRV, encoded by the coding sequence ATGGCCGTCACCCGCCTCAACCACGCCGTCCTCTACGTCCGCGACGTGGAGCGCTCGGTGGCGTTCTACTCCGACCTGCTTGGTTTCCGCAAGGTCATGGGCTTCCCCGGCGCGGCGTTCCTGCAGGCCGGCGGGTCGACCAACGACCACGACCTCGGGCTCTTCCAGCTCGGCCCCAACGCCGGCGCGTCGGCCGCCGGACGCTCGACGGTCGGGATGTACCACCTCGCCTGGGAGGTCGAGACCCTCGAGCAGCTCGAGGAGCTGCAGATCACCCTCGCCGCCGCCGGTGCGCTCGTCGGCGCCTCCGACCACGGCACGACCAAGAGCCTCTACGCCAAGGACCCCGACGGTCTGGAGTTCGAGGTCGTCTGGCTGGTGCCGGCCGACCTGCTCGGCCAGGCGGCCATCGACGCGGGTCGCTCCGGCATCCGCCCGCTCGACCTCCCGAAGGAGAAGGCGCGCTACGGCGGCGCGACCCGCGGCGGGCTCGGCATCTCCGTCCCGCTCGGCGTCACCGCCGAGGTGCGCGTCTGA
- a CDS encoding MarR family transcriptional regulator translates to MTRWLDDDEQRTWRAFLHATAALHAQLDRELQRDSGMPQSYYEVLVHLSEAPARTVRMSELADRTRSSRSRLSHAVARLEEQGWVRREACEGDKRGQMCVLTDVGLSVLEKAAPAHVDGVRTHLFDQLTREQVTALRGISDALVTHLDGLCEQAGARAES, encoded by the coding sequence ATGACGAGGTGGCTGGACGACGACGAGCAGCGGACCTGGCGCGCCTTCCTGCACGCGACGGCCGCCCTGCACGCCCAGCTCGACCGGGAGCTGCAGCGCGACTCCGGCATGCCGCAGAGCTACTACGAGGTGCTCGTGCACCTGTCGGAGGCGCCCGCGCGCACCGTGCGGATGAGCGAGCTCGCCGACCGCACACGCAGCAGCCGCAGCCGGCTGTCGCACGCCGTCGCCCGACTCGAGGAGCAGGGCTGGGTGCGGCGCGAGGCCTGCGAGGGCGACAAGCGCGGCCAGATGTGCGTGCTCACCGACGTCGGCCTCTCGGTGCTCGAGAAGGCGGCTCCGGCCCACGTCGACGGCGTGCGGACCCATCTCTTCGATCAGCTCACCCGCGAGCAGGTCACAGCCCTGCGGGGCATCTCCGACGCGCTGGTCACCCACCTCGACGGCCTGTGCGAGCAGGCCGGCGCCCGTGCCGAGAGCTAG
- a CDS encoding right-handed parallel beta-helix repeat-containing protein, which produces MRTRTALAALPLALLGLASTATALPGVSVSGISVPDVPTGLPEACHTWVPANGSLQLAVDTHQCVAVPRGTHVLDRALRVPGGHLLRGVEGAARNEVVLLARRNAPWPQEIGVVKSAPPYERPVTITGITVDGNSQRKHSLQGRADVRDGAHVGISAPSMIVHDVEVRNARCVGISAYEDLVSLNLFTTVITVSTIHSNGFECTKAAAPPGAGIYIHPVGDATDRVIISGNTIRDNDGSGVDLDGVDGGVLSGNTITDNSKVDGFAAISLVDASNWVISGNTASNPRGRGKVNCPGGPAGSGASALFMCARNRDVTGNVVVGNSFSSHYAILVNRVRGHAVGNVLRDNTVSSTSKVRCGEGNPVDANTWQGNNCQTGAVATASSEPPVYFTPGKKKP; this is translated from the coding sequence TTGCGCACGCGCACCGCTCTCGCGGCCCTGCCGCTCGCCCTGCTCGGACTGGCCTCGACAGCCACGGCCCTGCCGGGCGTCTCCGTGTCCGGCATCTCCGTGCCGGACGTGCCGACCGGGCTGCCCGAGGCGTGCCACACGTGGGTGCCCGCCAACGGGTCGCTGCAGCTGGCCGTCGACACCCACCAGTGCGTCGCGGTCCCGCGCGGGACCCATGTGCTCGACCGCGCCCTACGCGTCCCCGGCGGCCACCTGCTGCGCGGCGTCGAGGGCGCGGCGCGCAACGAGGTCGTGCTCCTGGCCCGCCGCAACGCGCCCTGGCCGCAGGAGATCGGCGTCGTGAAGTCGGCTCCGCCGTACGAGCGCCCGGTCACCATCACGGGCATCACCGTCGACGGCAACAGCCAGCGCAAGCACTCCCTGCAAGGTCGGGCCGACGTCCGCGACGGCGCCCACGTCGGCATCAGCGCGCCGTCGATGATCGTCCACGACGTGGAGGTCCGCAACGCGCGCTGCGTCGGGATCAGCGCCTACGAGGACCTCGTGTCGCTCAACCTCTTCACGACCGTCATCACCGTCAGCACGATCCACTCCAACGGCTTCGAGTGCACCAAGGCCGCGGCACCGCCCGGTGCCGGCATCTACATCCACCCGGTCGGTGACGCGACCGACCGGGTGATCATCTCGGGCAACACCATCCGCGACAACGACGGCAGCGGCGTCGACCTCGACGGCGTCGACGGCGGGGTGCTGTCCGGCAACACCATCACCGACAACAGCAAGGTCGACGGCTTCGCGGCGATCAGCCTCGTCGACGCGAGCAACTGGGTGATCAGCGGCAACACCGCGAGCAACCCGCGCGGCCGCGGCAAGGTCAACTGCCCCGGCGGCCCAGCGGGCTCGGGGGCGTCGGCGCTGTTCATGTGCGCCCGCAACCGCGACGTCACCGGCAACGTCGTCGTCGGCAACAGCTTCTCGAGCCACTACGCGATCCTCGTCAACCGGGTCCGGGGCCACGCGGTCGGCAACGTGCTGCGCGACAACACGGTGTCGAGCACCAGCAAGGTCCGCTGCGGCGAGGGCAACCCGGTCGACGCCAACACCTGGCAGGGCAACAACTGCCAGACCGGCGCGGTCGCCACCGCCTCGAGCGAGCCGCCGGTCTACTTCACGCCGGGCAAGAAGAAGCCCTAG